A genome region from Hypnocyclicus thermotrophus includes the following:
- a CDS encoding DEAD/DEAH box helicase — translation MFDNLKKHDTATKNIVNKIFFKLSKDIEGYYISIVDEHNNYIENIDHHNFNKNTQDILDIIESIETENLFSISWENNDKKVYLNEHPFLLNLLKNSKILIDDNFNKLNFIDKIYDLTLVIKNNNTELTSTLYLNNNIKNFILITENCALFDNNLVFIKDIGENFENIQDLNSTFIYEEFEKFLTITYSYFNNIIIKYNNYSVENGPLITAKPLIIIEKIDKAKSLYLKLGTFIPNFDNNFIEEYNIKNIITVNDLEQKILIHDIEFFNISKELEYLLKIIVTYQRELKLKNGYFFDETLIILEEKLAREFISKELTNLLTKYQIIGTDKFKKYNIKNVKPKLITNLSHSIDFLEGDVSIQIENEIFSIFDLLSIYKKNSYITLSDGTNALINKNYIEKLERIFRKDKTKTKISFFDLPIIQDLIDEKILIDAFPKIKEIFEGFNKISSLDLQKPDINATLRSYQEYGYKWLVFLYNNNLNGCLADDMGLGKTIQTISLLSYIYPKSKKPTLIVMPKSLIYNWENEILKFNPNLYTKIYYGITRNLDNVLDAQIILTTYGTVRNDIKFLKEIDFEMIVLDESQNIKNVNSQITKAVTLLNADHKLALSGTPVENNLGELYSLFRFLNPNMFGSAEHFNNYYLLPIQRDNDKEIIKELKQKIYPFILRRTKKEVLKELPEKIEQTLFIEMNPKQKKLYEEQRDFYYTLIKEQINTKGFTKSKFFILQALNELRQIASVPENISNNAIKSSKREVLIENIKEAVSNNHKILIFSNFIKTIENICEDLKKENIKHLSMTGSTKNRQELVDEFQNNSNIKVFVMTLKTGGVGLNLTSADTIFIFDPWWNKTAEDQAIDRSHRMGQKNTVFSYKLISKGSIEEKILQLQYEKSKLFESLISDDSNSIKTLSKDDIDFILNT, via the coding sequence ATGTTTGATAACCTAAAAAAACATGATACTGCTACTAAAAATATTGTTAATAAAATATTTTTCAAATTAAGCAAAGACATAGAAGGATACTATATTTCTATTGTTGATGAACATAATAACTATATAGAAAATATAGACCATCATAATTTTAATAAAAATACTCAAGATATCCTTGATATTATTGAAAGTATTGAAACAGAAAATTTATTTAGTATTTCATGGGAAAACAATGATAAAAAAGTTTATTTAAATGAACATCCTTTTTTATTAAATTTATTAAAAAATAGTAAAATTTTAATAGATGATAATTTTAATAAATTAAACTTTATAGATAAGATCTATGATTTAACTTTAGTTATTAAAAATAATAATACTGAACTAACATCTACATTATATTTAAACAATAATATAAAAAATTTTATTCTTATTACTGAAAATTGTGCTTTATTTGATAATAATCTTGTCTTCATTAAAGATATTGGTGAAAATTTTGAAAATATCCAAGATTTAAATTCAACTTTTATTTATGAAGAATTTGAAAAATTCTTAACAATAACATATTCTTATTTTAATAATATAATTATCAAATATAACAATTATTCTGTCGAAAATGGTCCACTTATAACTGCAAAACCATTAATAATAATAGAAAAAATTGATAAAGCTAAAAGTTTATATTTAAAATTAGGTACTTTTATTCCTAATTTTGATAATAATTTTATAGAAGAATATAATATTAAAAATATAATTACTGTCAATGATTTAGAACAAAAAATTTTAATCCATGATATAGAATTTTTTAATATTTCTAAAGAACTGGAATATTTACTAAAGATAATTGTCACATATCAAAGAGAATTAAAATTAAAAAATGGTTATTTTTTTGATGAAACTTTAATCATTCTAGAAGAAAAATTAGCACGTGAATTTATCAGTAAAGAGCTTACTAATCTTCTTACTAAATATCAAATTATTGGTACTGATAAATTTAAAAAATATAATATTAAAAATGTTAAACCAAAATTAATAACTAACTTATCTCATTCTATTGATTTTTTAGAAGGAGATGTTAGTATTCAAATAGAAAATGAAATTTTTTCCATTTTTGATTTGTTATCAATTTATAAAAAAAATTCTTATATTACGCTTAGTGATGGAACAAATGCATTAATCAATAAAAATTATATTGAAAAATTAGAAAGAATTTTTAGAAAAGATAAAACAAAAACAAAAATATCTTTTTTTGATTTACCTATTATACAGGATTTAATTGATGAAAAGATTTTAATAGATGCATTTCCTAAAATAAAAGAGATTTTTGAAGGTTTTAATAAAATTTCTTCTTTAGATCTCCAAAAGCCTGATATTAATGCTACTTTAAGAAGTTATCAAGAATATGGTTATAAATGGCTTGTATTTTTATATAACAACAATTTAAATGGATGCTTGGCTGATGATATGGGACTCGGAAAAACAATTCAAACTATATCATTATTATCATATATTTATCCAAAATCTAAAAAACCTACTCTTATTGTAATGCCTAAAAGTCTTATTTATAATTGGGAAAATGAAATTTTAAAATTTAATCCTAATCTTTATACAAAAATATATTATGGTATAACTAGAAATTTAGATAATGTTTTAGATGCTCAAATTATTTTGACAACATATGGTACTGTCCGAAATGATATAAAATTTTTAAAAGAAATAGATTTTGAAATGATAGTTCTTGATGAATCACAAAATATAAAAAATGTGAATTCTCAAATAACTAAGGCTGTTACGCTATTAAATGCTGACCATAAATTAGCTCTCAGCGGTACTCCAGTAGAAAATAATTTAGGTGAACTTTATTCTTTATTTCGATTCTTAAATCCAAATATGTTTGGAAGTGCAGAACATTTTAATAATTATTATTTATTACCTATTCAAAGAGACAATGATAAAGAAATAATAAAAGAATTAAAACAAAAAATATATCCATTTATTTTAAGAAGAACTAAGAAAGAAGTTTTAAAAGAACTTCCTGAAAAAATTGAACAAACATTATTTATTGAAATGAACCCAAAACAAAAGAAACTTTATGAAGAACAAAGAGATTTTTACTATACACTTATAAAAGAACAAATAAATACAAAAGGATTTACTAAATCTAAATTCTTTATATTACAAGCTTTAAATGAATTAAGACAGATCGCATCAGTTCCTGAAAATATAAGCAATAACGCTATAAAATCAAGTAAACGTGAAGTATTAATAGAAAATATTAAAGAAGCTGTTTCAAACAATCATAAAATATTAATATTTTCAAATTTTATAAAAACAATTGAAAATATTTGTGAAGATTTAAAAAAGGAAAATATAAAGCATCTTTCTATGACTGGTTCTACTAAAAATAGACAAGAACTAGTTGATGAATTTCAAAATAATAGCAACATAAAAGTTTTTGTAATGACATTAAAAACTGGTGGAGTTGGATTAAATCTTACATCTGCTGATACTATATTTATTTTTGACCCTTGGTGGAATAAAACCGCTGAAGACCAAGCTATTGATAGAAGTCATCGAATGGGTCAAAAAAATACTGTATTTTCATATAAACTTATTAGTAAAGGTAGTATTGAAGAGAAAATCCTCCAATTACAATATGAAAAAAGTAAATTATTTGAAAGTTTAATATCTGATGATAGCAATTCTATCAAAACACTTTCAAAAGATGATATTGATTTTATTTTAAATACTTAA
- the nadA gene encoding quinolinate synthase NadA encodes MSDILSQIEKLKKEKNAIILAHYYQNADIQDLADFVGDSYFLSEKARDSNADYIIYCGVKFMAESAKILSPNKRVFFPAYANAECCMEYMATPTKVQSLKDEYPEAKVVCYINSSSEVKALSDACCTSSSAEKIVNKIDAKQIIFVPDKNLGSYIQEKTDKEIILFDGCCNVHDKVTPKHIKEYKDKYQNIEVVAHPECKKEVRDLSDYVGSTSGILNYVKTSHKKEFLIVTEKGIAHELYKQNPDKKFYFINMICNSMKKIFPETILEALQEEKYEIFVDKDIIKNAKKSLDNMLLLSRGE; translated from the coding sequence ATGAGTGATATTTTATCTCAAATTGAAAAATTAAAAAAAGAAAAAAATGCTATTATCTTGGCTCACTATTACCAAAATGCTGATATACAAGATTTAGCTGATTTTGTCGGTGATTCTTATTTTTTAAGTGAAAAAGCTAGAGATTCCAATGCTGATTATATAATTTATTGTGGAGTGAAATTTATGGCTGAAAGTGCTAAAATTCTCTCGCCAAATAAAAGAGTTTTTTTCCCAGCGTATGCAAACGCAGAATGTTGTATGGAATATATGGCAACCCCTACTAAAGTTCAATCTTTAAAAGATGAATACCCCGAAGCTAAAGTTGTGTGTTATATAAATTCTAGTAGTGAAGTAAAAGCTCTTAGTGACGCTTGTTGTACCTCTTCGTCTGCTGAAAAAATAGTAAATAAAATTGATGCAAAACAAATTATTTTTGTGCCTGATAAAAACCTTGGCTCTTATATTCAAGAAAAAACTGATAAAGAAATAATTTTATTTGATGGATGTTGTAATGTTCATGATAAAGTAACTCCTAAGCATATTAAAGAATATAAAGATAAATATCAAAATATAGAAGTGGTTGCCCATCCAGAATGCAAAAAAGAAGTTAGAGATTTATCAGATTATGTAGGAAGTACTAGTGGAATATTAAACTATGTTAAAACTTCTCATAAAAAAGAATTTTTAATTGTAACAGAAAAAGGAATAGCTCATGAACTGTATAAACAAAATCCTGATAAAAAATTTTATTTTATAAATATGATATGTAATAGTATGAAAAAAATATTCCCAGAAACAATTTTAGAAGCACTTCAAGAAGAAAAATATGAGATTTTTGTGGATAAAGATATTATTAAAAATGCTAAAAAATCTCTTGATAATATGCTTTTATTATCAAGAGGTGAGTAA
- a CDS encoding L-aspartate oxidase, which translates to MTYNCDVLIIGSGLAALNLAINLDKSIDILIVSNSKLKDCNSYLAQGGITTIKDEKDKELFIKDTLVAGENANDIETINFVSENANKSIQNLVKLGVPFNKDKNNNLIYTKEAAHSTNRILYCDDSSGKVIWKTIFSHIINRKNIDIIDNVEIVDIKSENNNCYGAIGIDENKNIMNFNSKITVLATGGIGGLFKNSTNFNNIKGIGVSIALRHNIKVKDLEYIQMHPTAFYSTNSDKRFLISESVRGEGAYIVNDIGERFVNELLPRNKVSERILKEKKNRNIDFVYLDARHLGKNYLQNRFPKIYNFCLENGYDMSKDLIPIHPSQHYFMGGIAVDKNSKTSMNNLYACGEVSCTGLHGKNRLASNSLLEAVVFSESAANSINKEINSKDPKIINYTNNLFEIKKENIKILIDTFKKIREDLSDEFYSY; encoded by the coding sequence ATGACATATAATTGTGATGTTTTAATTATTGGTAGTGGACTAGCTGCCCTTAATTTGGCAATTAATTTAGATAAAAGTATCGATATATTAATTGTAAGTAATTCAAAATTAAAAGATTGTAATAGTTATTTAGCTCAAGGAGGAATTACTACAATTAAAGATGAAAAAGATAAAGAATTATTTATAAAGGATACTTTAGTAGCTGGTGAAAATGCTAATGATATTGAAACAATTAATTTTGTTTCCGAAAATGCTAATAAATCTATACAAAATTTAGTAAAGTTAGGTGTTCCATTTAATAAAGATAAAAATAACAATTTAATATATACTAAAGAAGCTGCGCATTCTACAAATAGAATTCTTTATTGTGATGATAGTAGTGGAAAAGTTATTTGGAAAACTATATTTTCTCATATTATAAATAGAAAAAATATAGACATTATTGATAATGTAGAGATAGTTGATATAAAATCAGAAAATAATAATTGTTATGGTGCAATTGGAATAGATGAAAATAAAAACATTATGAACTTTAATTCTAAAATAACTGTATTAGCTACTGGAGGAATTGGTGGATTATTTAAAAATTCCACTAATTTTAATAATATAAAAGGAATCGGTGTCTCCATTGCTCTTAGACATAACATAAAAGTAAAAGACCTTGAATATATACAAATGCATCCAACAGCTTTTTATTCTACAAATTCAGATAAAAGATTTTTAATCTCTGAATCAGTAAGAGGAGAAGGAGCTTATATAGTAAATGATATTGGAGAAAGATTTGTAAATGAACTATTACCTAGAAACAAAGTAAGTGAACGCATACTAAAAGAAAAGAAAAATCGTAATATTGATTTTGTTTATTTAGACGCTAGACATCTTGGAAAAAATTATCTACAAAATAGATTTCCAAAAATCTATAATTTTTGTCTTGAAAATGGTTATGATATGTCAAAAGACCTTATTCCTATACATCCTTCGCAGCATTATTTTATGGGTGGAATAGCTGTTGATAAAAATTCTAAAACATCTATGAATAATTTATATGCTTGTGGAGAAGTTAGTTGTACTGGACTACATGGTAAAAATAGACTTGCTAGTAATTCTTTATTAGAAGCTGTTGTATTTTCTGAAAGTGCCGCAAATTCTATTAATAAAGAAATTAACAGTAAAGATCCAAAAATAATTAATTACACTAATAATCTATTTGAAATAAAAAAAGAAAATATAAAAATATTAATTGATACTTTTAAAAAAATTCGGGAGGATTTATCTGATGAATTTTATTCTTATTGA
- the nadC gene encoding carboxylating nicotinate-nucleotide diphosphorylase, which yields MNFILIDKIINEALIEDAIYDDVTTLNIISKDKKAKIDLIAKEDLIICGLEVFKRVFDILGDVNIEFHYNEGEFIKNKEIVATLEGNAQNILLGERVALNLLQRMSGIATKTYNIVKLLEGSKIKVLDTRKTTPLFRTLEKYSVKIGGGYNHRFNLSDMAMIKDNHIKAAGSITKAVNAIRKNNPFIKKIEVECETLADVTEAIIAKADIIMLDNMDNDTMKKAINIINKQAIIEVSGNVTEERINTLKTLDIDYISIGALTHSVKSSDLSMKNLVIF from the coding sequence ATGAATTTTATTCTTATTGATAAAATAATAAACGAAGCACTAATAGAAGACGCTATATATGATGATGTTACTACTTTAAATATCATTTCAAAAGATAAAAAAGCTAAAATTGATTTAATTGCAAAAGAAGACTTAATAATTTGTGGTCTTGAAGTTTTTAAAAGAGTTTTTGATATACTTGGAGATGTTAATATAGAATTTCATTATAATGAAGGAGAATTTATTAAAAATAAAGAAATTGTAGCTACATTAGAAGGAAATGCTCAAAATATTCTTTTAGGAGAACGAGTTGCTCTAAATTTATTACAAAGAATGAGTGGGATAGCTACTAAAACTTATAATATCGTAAAATTACTTGAAGGTAGCAAAATAAAAGTTCTTGATACAAGAAAAACTACACCACTTTTTAGAACTCTAGAGAAATATTCTGTAAAAATTGGTGGTGGATATAATCATAGATTTAATTTGAGTGATATGGCTATGATAAAAGATAATCATATTAAAGCTGCTGGTAGCATTACAAAGGCTGTCAATGCTATTAGAAAAAATAATCCTTTTATAAAAAAAATAGAAGTTGAATGTGAGACACTAGCAGATGTAACAGAAGCTATTATAGCAAAGGCTGATATAATTATGCTTGATAATATGGATAATGATACCATGAAAAAAGCTATTAATATCATTAATAAACAAGCTATAATAGAAGTTTCTGGAAATGTAACAGAAGAACGAATAAATACTCTTAAAACTCTTGATATTGATTATATATCTATAGGGGCTCTTACTCATTCTGTAAAATCTAGTGATCTTAGCATGAAAAATTTAGTTATTTTTTAA
- the adhE gene encoding bifunctional acetaldehyde-CoA/alcohol dehydrogenase — protein sequence MFKVTNVDELNLAIKKVREAQRKFSNFSQEQVDEIFRQAALAANNSRIELAKLAVKETGMGIVEDKVIKNHFASEYIYNQYKDFKTCGVIEKDNAFGVTKIAEPIGIIAGIIPTTNPTSTAIFKALIALKTRNGIIFSPHPRAKECTIAAAKLVLDAAVKAGAPEDIIAWIDTPSVEMSNVLMRSSDLILATGGPGMVKAAYSSGVPAIGVGAGNTPVIIDESAHIKMAVNSILLSKTFDNGVICASEQAVIVSDKIYDEVKKEFELRGAYILKNDEVEKVRNTIVIDGRLNANIVGQSAYKIAQLAGVEVPKTAKVLIGEVESVELEEPFSHEKLSPVLAMYRSTSFEDALTKADRLVELGGMGHTSVLYVDQVTQQEKINKFGKIMKTGRTLINMPSSQGAIGDIYNFKLAPSLTLGCGSWGGNAVSENVGVKHLINIKTVAERRENMLWFRVPEKVYFKYGSLPIALQELKGTKKKAFIVTDSVLASLGYTDHITTVLDEIGVDYRIFSEVKADPTLSSARAGAEAMLAYQPDVIIALGGGSPMDAGKIMWTLYEHPEVRFEDLAMRFMDIRKRIFEFPKLGKKAQFIAVATSAGTGSEVTPFAVITDDETGVKYPLADYELTPNMAIVDPQLMLSMPKGLTSASGIDVLTHAIEAYVSVLASEYTKPLSLEAIRLVFKYLPESYEKGAEAIKAKEKMANASCIAGMAFANAFLGICHSMAHKLGGTHHIPHGVANALLLNEVIKYNATDNPRKQAAFAQYKYPDAKYRYAAIADHLGLGGTTIEEKIEKLVVKIDELKAQIGIPSSIKEYGINEKAFLESLDQMTEEAFDDQCTGANPRYPLMSELKELYLRAYYGAKEYEAKKSAKEKQEK from the coding sequence AAATTTTTCACAAGAACAAGTTGATGAGATTTTTAGGCAAGCTGCTTTAGCTGCAAATAATTCTAGAATTGAGCTTGCAAAACTAGCAGTAAAAGAAACTGGAATGGGAATAGTAGAAGATAAAGTAATAAAAAATCACTTTGCATCAGAATATATATATAATCAATATAAAGATTTTAAAACGTGCGGAGTAATAGAAAAAGATAATGCTTTTGGTGTAACAAAAATAGCCGAACCAATAGGGATTATTGCAGGAATTATACCTACAACAAATCCTACATCAACTGCAATTTTTAAAGCTTTAATAGCTCTAAAAACTAGAAATGGAATTATATTTTCGCCGCATCCAAGAGCAAAAGAGTGTACAATAGCTGCTGCAAAATTGGTACTTGATGCAGCTGTAAAAGCTGGAGCACCAGAAGATATAATTGCGTGGATTGATACTCCTTCAGTAGAAATGTCAAATGTATTAATGAGATCATCAGATCTTATATTAGCTACTGGTGGCCCTGGAATGGTAAAAGCTGCTTATTCATCAGGAGTCCCAGCAATAGGAGTTGGAGCTGGGAATACACCGGTTATTATAGATGAGTCAGCACATATAAAAATGGCAGTGAATTCTATTCTTTTATCAAAAACTTTTGATAATGGAGTAATCTGTGCATCAGAACAAGCTGTTATTGTATCTGATAAAATATATGATGAAGTTAAAAAAGAGTTTGAATTAAGAGGTGCTTATATTTTAAAAAATGATGAGGTAGAGAAAGTTAGAAATACTATTGTAATAGACGGTAGACTTAATGCCAATATAGTTGGTCAATCTGCTTATAAAATAGCTCAATTAGCAGGCGTAGAAGTACCTAAAACTGCAAAAGTATTAATAGGAGAAGTTGAATCTGTTGAATTAGAAGAACCATTCTCACATGAAAAATTATCTCCGGTATTAGCTATGTATAGATCTACATCATTTGAAGATGCCTTAACTAAAGCTGATAGATTAGTAGAACTTGGAGGAATGGGACATACCTCTGTATTATATGTGGATCAAGTAACACAACAAGAAAAAATAAATAAATTTGGAAAAATTATGAAAACAGGAAGAACACTTATAAATATGCCTTCATCTCAAGGAGCAATTGGGGATATATATAACTTTAAATTAGCTCCGTCACTAACACTTGGTTGTGGATCTTGGGGAGGAAATGCAGTATCAGAAAACGTAGGAGTAAAACATTTAATTAATATAAAAACAGTAGCTGAAAGGAGAGAAAACATGCTTTGGTTTAGAGTTCCAGAAAAAGTTTATTTTAAATATGGGTCATTACCGATTGCACTTCAAGAATTAAAAGGAACTAAGAAAAAAGCATTTATAGTTACTGATAGTGTACTTGCTAGTTTAGGGTATACAGATCACATTACTACTGTATTAGATGAAATAGGTGTAGATTATAGAATATTTTCAGAAGTAAAAGCTGATCCTACTTTATCAAGTGCAAGAGCAGGAGCAGAAGCAATGTTAGCTTATCAACCAGATGTAATAATAGCTCTTGGTGGAGGTTCACCAATGGATGCAGGTAAAATCATGTGGACATTATATGAACATCCAGAAGTAAGATTTGAAGACCTTGCTATGAGATTTATGGATATAAGAAAAAGAATATTTGAATTTCCAAAATTAGGGAAAAAAGCTCAGTTTATAGCTGTAGCAACATCAGCAGGAACTGGTTCAGAAGTAACTCCGTTTGCAGTTATTACAGATGATGAAACAGGTGTAAAATACCCATTAGCTGATTATGAATTAACTCCTAATATGGCTATAGTTGATCCTCAATTAATGTTAAGTATGCCTAAAGGACTAACTTCTGCATCAGGAATAGACGTACTTACACATGCTATAGAAGCTTATGTATCTGTACTTGCATCTGAGTATACAAAACCATTATCATTAGAAGCTATAAGACTTGTATTTAAATATTTACCAGAATCATATGAAAAAGGTGCGGAAGCTATAAAAGCAAAAGAAAAAATGGCTAATGCTTCTTGTATAGCAGGAATGGCTTTTGCTAATGCATTTTTAGGGATTTGTCATTCAATGGCACATAAATTAGGCGGAACACACCATATACCTCATGGAGTTGCAAATGCTTTATTATTAAATGAAGTTATTAAATACAATGCTACTGATAATCCAAGAAAACAAGCTGCATTTGCACAATATAAATATCCAGATGCAAAATATAGATATGCTGCAATAGCTGACCATTTAGGATTAGGCGGAACAACAATAGAAGAAAAAATAGAAAAACTAGTTGTTAAAATAGATGAATTAAAAGCTCAAATAGGAATTCCTTCTTCTATAAAAGAATATGGAATAAATGAAAAAGCATTTTTAGAAAGTTTAGATCAAATGACAGAAGAAGCATTTGATGACCAATGTACAGGTGCAAATCCTAGATATCCATTAATGTCTGAATTAAAAGAATTATATTTAAGAGCTTATTATGGTGCAAAAGAGTATGAAGCTAAAAAATCTGCTAAAGAAAAACAAGAAAAATAA